In Cupriavidus taiwanensis, the following are encoded in one genomic region:
- a CDS encoding energy transducer TonB — MFDQRFLKITLAVLLFHAGLLYLIQSGLGRKLTEAVIAPEIIARIIPLEPPKQEAPPEPPKPKPKQETPPKQVKVTTPKPTPPQPKPAPQPVADLPPTPSAPEALPAPPAPPAPPEPAPAPVSAAPRAVGIGEIQCTPPQPKYPSQSRRMGETGKAVVRLTTDESGKVVKTSVVSSSGSSRLDQAAVDAVQAMRCKPYMDNGRAVAVTAQQPIGFELN, encoded by the coding sequence ATGTTCGACCAACGCTTCTTAAAGATTACGCTCGCCGTGCTGCTGTTCCACGCCGGCCTGCTTTACCTGATCCAGAGCGGCCTGGGCCGCAAGCTCACCGAGGCCGTGATCGCGCCGGAAATCATTGCGCGCATCATTCCGCTCGAGCCGCCCAAGCAGGAAGCTCCGCCGGAGCCGCCCAAGCCCAAGCCGAAGCAGGAAACCCCGCCCAAGCAGGTCAAGGTGACCACGCCCAAGCCGACGCCGCCGCAACCGAAGCCGGCGCCGCAGCCGGTCGCCGACCTGCCGCCGACGCCTTCTGCACCTGAAGCACTGCCCGCCCCGCCGGCGCCTCCGGCACCGCCCGAGCCGGCGCCCGCACCGGTATCGGCCGCGCCGCGCGCCGTCGGCATCGGCGAAATCCAGTGCACGCCGCCGCAACCGAAGTATCCTTCCCAGTCGCGCCGCATGGGCGAGACCGGCAAGGCCGTGGTGCGGCTGACTACCGATGAAAGCGGCAAAGTCGTGAAGACCTCCGTGGTGTCGTCGAGCGGCTCGTCGCGGCTGGACCAGGCCGCGGTGGACGCGGTGCAGGCGATGCGCTGCAAACCCTATATGGACAACGGCCGCGCCGTCGCCGTCACGGCGCAGCAGCCGATCGGCTTCGAGCTGAACTGA